The proteins below come from a single Natranaerofaba carboxydovora genomic window:
- a CDS encoding TetR/AcrR family transcriptional regulator, translating to MILDAARKVFGQKGFHDAKVDEVAKEADIAKGSVYLYFSSKEELFEEMMKEGIREYKELKMAILNKDMPLVDKLKLLLQKETEFLWENQDVARFLFTSDILSTGTLYEWLIDIRGLFIEKLKSEFEKGIKNGKVAFGDSNLYTRIFRGVEQQVICYYIIIDGEKPNEELIEKSMAVLTDGIFLNNNLNEKEES from the coding sequence TTGATCCTTGATGCAGCGAGAAAAGTTTTTGGGCAAAAAGGTTTTCATGATGCTAAAGTCGATGAGGTTGCAAAGGAAGCTGATATTGCTAAAGGTTCGGTTTATCTTTATTTTAGTAGTAAAGAAGAACTATTTGAAGAAATGATGAAAGAAGGTATTAGAGAGTATAAAGAGTTAAAAATGGCAATTTTGAACAAAGATATGCCTCTTGTTGACAAGCTAAAACTGCTGCTGCAAAAAGAAACTGAATTCTTATGGGAAAATCAAGATGTAGCTAGATTTCTTTTTACATCAGATATTTTGTCTACAGGGACGCTTTATGAGTGGTTGATAGATATTAGAGGATTATTCATAGAGAAGTTAAAAAGTGAATTTGAAAAAGGCATAAAAAATGGTAAAGTTGCATTTGGTGACTCAAATTTGTATACTAGAATATTTCGCGGTGTAGAACAGCAGGTGATCTGTTATTATATTATAATTGATGGAGAAAAACCAAATGAAGAATTAATTGAAAAATCTATGGCTGTTCTTACAGATGGGATATTTTTAAACAACAATTTGAACGAAAAAGAAGAAAGCTAA